The following proteins come from a genomic window of Nocardioides albertanoniae:
- the pafA gene encoding Pup--protein ligase: protein MDRRIFGIENEYGVTCTFRGQRRLSPDEVARYLFRKVVSWGRSSNVFLRNGARLYLDVGSHPEYATPECDDVISTVTHDKAGERILEGLLLDAEQRLHDEGIAGDIYLFKNNTDSAGNSYGCHENYMVSRAGEFSKLADVLIPFLVTRQLIVGAGKVTHTPRGAGFSVSQRAEHIWEGVSSATTRSRPIINTRDEPHADAEKYRRLHVIVGDSNMSETTTMLKVASCHLVLRMIEEGVVMRDMTMENPIRAIREISHDLTGRRKVRLANGREASALDIQNEYLSKAREFVDRREITDPTMLASLDLWERGLKAIESDDLSLVDREIDWVIKWKLIDRYRAKHGLPLGHARVAQLDLAYHDIHRNRGLYYMLEKRGAVKRATTDLKIFEAKSVPPQTTRARLRGEFIKKAQERRRDFTVDWVHLKLNDQAQRTVLCKDPLKAYDERVQRLIDGM from the coding sequence ATGGACAGGCGCATCTTCGGCATCGAGAACGAGTACGGCGTGACCTGCACGTTCCGCGGCCAGCGGCGGCTGAGCCCCGACGAGGTGGCCCGCTACCTCTTCCGCAAGGTGGTGAGCTGGGGGCGCAGCTCCAACGTGTTCCTGCGCAACGGCGCGAGGCTCTACCTCGACGTCGGCTCCCACCCCGAGTACGCCACGCCCGAGTGCGACGACGTGATCTCGACCGTCACGCACGACAAGGCGGGGGAGCGGATCCTGGAGGGCCTGCTCCTCGACGCCGAGCAGCGGCTCCACGACGAGGGCATCGCCGGCGACATCTACCTGTTCAAGAACAACACCGACTCGGCCGGCAACTCCTACGGCTGCCACGAGAACTACATGGTCAGCCGCGCCGGGGAGTTCTCCAAGCTCGCCGACGTGCTCATCCCGTTCCTGGTCACCCGCCAGCTCATCGTCGGCGCCGGCAAGGTCACCCACACCCCGCGTGGTGCCGGGTTCTCGGTCTCCCAGCGCGCCGAGCACATCTGGGAGGGCGTCTCCTCGGCCACCACCCGCAGCAGGCCGATCATCAACACCCGCGACGAGCCGCACGCCGACGCGGAGAAGTATCGCCGCCTCCATGTCATCGTCGGCGACTCCAACATGTCCGAGACGACCACGATGCTCAAGGTCGCCAGCTGCCACCTGGTGCTGCGGATGATCGAGGAGGGCGTCGTCATGCGTGACATGACGATGGAGAACCCGATCCGGGCCATCCGCGAGATCTCCCACGACCTGACCGGCCGTCGCAAGGTGCGTCTGGCCAACGGTCGCGAGGCCAGCGCCCTCGACATCCAGAACGAATACCTCTCCAAGGCGCGCGAGTTCGTCGACCGCCGCGAGATCACCGACCCGACCATGCTCGCCTCCCTCGACCTGTGGGAGCGCGGCCTGAAGGCGATCGAGTCCGACGACCTCTCCCTGGTCGACCGTGAGATCGACTGGGTGATCAAGTGGAAGCTGATCGACCGCTACCGGGCCAAGCACGGACTGCCGCTGGGCCACGCGCGTGTGGCCCAGCTCGACCTCGCCTACCACGACATCCACCGCAACCGGGGCCTCTACTACATGCTCGAGAAGCGGGGAGCGGTCAAGCGCGCCACCACCGACCTGAAGATCTTCGAGGCCAAGTCGGTGCCGCCGCAGACCACCCGGGCGCGCCTGCGCGGGGAGTTCATCAAGAAGGCCCAGGAGCGCCGTCGCGACTTCACCGTCGACTGGGTCCACCTCAAGCTCAACGACCAGGCGCAGCGCACGGTGCTCTGCAAGGACCCGCTCAAGGCCTACGACGAGCGCGTCCAGCGGCTCATCGACGGCATGTAG
- a CDS encoding FKBP-type peptidyl-prolyl cis-trans isomerase — MPTAPRPRLRHALSALAITMLIPALVACGGEEKKGYGDETVSGFDGVTVSAKTDKAPTLKWKSEISYPKDPKVKTLTEGDGEEIPKGRGVLAKIYIGNATTTDKEWAYQSQAPEGEELPAEKPWDTILKGAKVGDRIEAIVGSADLLGEGGNPQMGIGNHDTLVVVIDVVKPAADKTPHDVKSSELPKVVEKKGKPTGFDFSGIAKPKADDVLKRSIVKEGDGAEVTADQTVTANYLGMTYGAKKPFDESFSKKAVPFALNQVVPGWTSGLEGVKVGSRVLLQIPPELGYGSEEKPGQGGNPGIPANSTLYFVIDIVKAEATPATQQ; from the coding sequence GTGCCCACTGCTCCTCGGCCTCGTCTGCGTCACGCGCTGAGCGCGCTGGCGATCACCATGCTCATCCCCGCTCTGGTCGCCTGCGGTGGCGAGGAGAAGAAGGGATACGGCGACGAGACCGTCTCCGGCTTCGACGGCGTGACGGTCTCGGCCAAGACCGACAAGGCACCCACGCTGAAGTGGAAGTCGGAGATCTCCTACCCGAAGGACCCCAAGGTCAAGACGCTGACCGAGGGCGACGGTGAGGAGATCCCGAAGGGTCGTGGCGTGCTCGCCAAGATCTACATCGGCAACGCGACCACCACCGACAAGGAGTGGGCCTACCAGAGCCAGGCTCCCGAGGGCGAGGAGCTGCCTGCGGAGAAGCCGTGGGACACGATCCTGAAGGGCGCCAAGGTCGGTGACCGGATCGAGGCCATCGTCGGCTCGGCCGACCTGCTCGGCGAGGGCGGCAACCCGCAGATGGGCATCGGCAACCACGACACGCTGGTCGTCGTCATCGACGTCGTCAAGCCTGCCGCCGACAAGACCCCGCACGACGTCAAGTCCTCCGAGCTCCCGAAGGTCGTGGAGAAGAAGGGCAAGCCGACCGGCTTCGACTTCTCCGGCATCGCCAAGCCGAAGGCCGACGACGTGCTCAAGCGCTCCATCGTCAAGGAGGGCGACGGCGCCGAGGTCACCGCCGACCAGACCGTCACCGCCAACTACCTGGGCATGACCTACGGAGCCAAGAAGCCGTTCGACGAGAGCTTCAGCAAGAAGGCCGTGCCGTTCGCCCTCAACCAGGTCGTCCCCGGGTGGACCAGCGGCCTGGAGGGCGTCAAGGTCGGCAGCCGTGTTCTGCTGCAGATCCCGCCGGAGCTGGGCTACGGTTCGGAGGAGAAGCCGGGCCAGGGCGGCAACCCGGGCATCCCGGCCAACAGCACGCTCTACTTCGTCATCGACATCGTCAAGGCCGAGGCCACCCCGGCAACGCAGCAGTAA
- a CDS encoding helix-turn-helix transcriptional regulator, which yields MAAGKTERLMNLLIMLLVQRDNVSKERIREVLYPTSAGEAFEKMFERDKEELRSLGVPIETGVIDSFFEDEVGYRISPEQFALPPITLEADELAVVGLATKVWENASMAEATTDAVRKLNAAGHETDVSALEIVQPRLAAEEGSFDTFVAATQDRQVVEFDYRGSRAAEPSHRRLQPWGVVRYSGRWYTVGHDVDRDDTRIFRLSRVLGEAQAVGELDAFEVPAGIDVRDIARDLAPAPSTGKAVLLLKQGSGHTLRRAADSAETGVRGPDGNDDWDRVVLTRVPADLAGAVLGHGPDAFVEEPETLRREVADRLARLVGRLEGADR from the coding sequence GTGGCGGCGGGTAAGACCGAGCGGTTGATGAACCTGCTCATCATGTTGCTCGTGCAGCGTGACAACGTGTCGAAGGAGCGGATCCGCGAGGTCCTCTACCCGACGTCGGCCGGTGAAGCGTTCGAGAAGATGTTCGAGCGCGACAAGGAGGAGCTGCGCAGCCTCGGCGTGCCGATCGAGACCGGCGTGATCGACTCGTTCTTCGAGGACGAGGTCGGCTACCGGATCAGCCCCGAGCAGTTCGCGCTGCCCCCGATCACCCTGGAGGCCGACGAGCTCGCGGTCGTCGGCCTGGCCACCAAGGTGTGGGAGAACGCCTCGATGGCCGAGGCGACCACCGACGCCGTCCGCAAGCTCAACGCCGCCGGCCACGAGACCGACGTCTCCGCGCTGGAGATCGTGCAGCCTCGGCTGGCCGCGGAGGAGGGCTCCTTCGACACCTTCGTCGCCGCGACCCAGGATCGGCAGGTCGTCGAGTTCGACTACCGCGGCTCCCGGGCGGCCGAGCCCTCCCACCGGAGGCTGCAGCCGTGGGGCGTGGTCCGCTACTCAGGTCGTTGGTACACCGTCGGTCACGACGTCGACCGCGACGACACCCGCATCTTCCGGCTCTCCCGCGTGCTGGGGGAGGCGCAGGCGGTCGGCGAGCTCGATGCCTTCGAGGTGCCCGCCGGGATCGACGTACGCGATATCGCACGGGATCTCGCGCCGGCGCCGTCCACGGGGAAGGCCGTGCTGCTGCTGAAGCAGGGGAGCGGTCACACGCTGCGGCGCGCCGCCGACTCGGCCGAGACCGGTGTGCGCGGGCCCGACGGCAACGACGACTGGGACCGCGTCGTGCTCACCCGGGTGCCCGCCGACCTGGCCGGAGCCGTGCTCGGACACGGTCCGGACGCCTTCGTGGAAGAGCCCGAGACCCTGCGCCGCGAGGTCGCCGACCGCCTCGCACGGCTGGTGGGTCGCCTCGAGGGAGCCGACCGATGA
- a CDS encoding helix-turn-helix transcriptional regulator — MSAAAKGPAKAAGAKGQVERLLKLVPYLYSQHDDVRLDKAAADLGVEEKQLVKDLQVLFMCGLPGGYPDDLIDVDIDALTEPDGDRVIRISNADYLDRQIRLTPTEATAVIVALRALRGGAVAAATKEVVDRTLAKLEQAAAEGAAGSVDPGDEPVDTTLVQIHAALATAIDQGRQVRIDYWVPARDEESSRLIDPRALVSIRDIEYLDAWCHRAQAPRSFRLDRIRGAEVLETPVATEPEDGASAEDAAGLLERTDSGTVVRVRLAPEARWVSEYYSVIDPVEVPGGGLEVGLRVYDQRWLTRLVLRLAPYAEVLDDETFTESFATTARQALGLYRTGA, encoded by the coding sequence ATGAGCGCGGCCGCGAAAGGCCCGGCCAAGGCAGCCGGGGCGAAGGGGCAGGTCGAGCGTCTGCTGAAGCTGGTGCCCTACCTCTACTCCCAGCACGACGACGTACGCCTCGACAAGGCCGCGGCCGATCTCGGTGTCGAGGAGAAGCAGCTGGTCAAGGACCTGCAGGTGCTCTTCATGTGCGGGCTCCCCGGCGGCTACCCCGACGACCTGATCGACGTCGACATCGACGCGCTGACCGAGCCCGACGGAGACCGGGTCATCCGCATCTCCAACGCCGACTATCTCGACCGCCAGATCAGGCTCACCCCGACCGAGGCCACCGCCGTCATCGTCGCCCTGCGCGCGTTGCGCGGCGGTGCCGTGGCGGCTGCGACCAAGGAGGTCGTCGACCGTACGCTCGCCAAGCTCGAGCAGGCCGCGGCCGAGGGGGCGGCGGGCAGCGTCGACCCCGGCGACGAGCCGGTCGACACCACGCTGGTGCAGATCCACGCCGCTCTCGCGACCGCGATCGACCAGGGTCGGCAGGTGCGTATCGACTACTGGGTGCCGGCGCGTGATGAGGAGTCCTCGCGGCTCATCGACCCCCGCGCGCTGGTCTCGATCCGAGACATCGAGTATCTCGACGCCTGGTGCCATCGCGCGCAGGCGCCGCGCAGCTTCCGGCTCGACCGGATCCGCGGCGCGGAGGTGCTCGAGACCCCGGTGGCCACCGAGCCCGAGGACGGCGCGAGCGCCGAGGACGCGGCCGGGCTGCTGGAGCGTACGGACTCCGGCACCGTGGTGCGCGTGCGGCTGGCCCCGGAGGCCCGCTGGGTCAGTGAGTACTACTCGGTGATCGACCCGGTCGAGGTGCCCGGCGGCGGGCTCGAGGTGGGGCTGCGGGTCTATGACCAGCGCTGGCTGACCCGTCTCGTGCTCCGGCTGGCGCCCTATGCCGAGGTGCTCGACGACGAAACGTTCACCGAATCGTTTGCCACGACTGCGAGGCAGGCGCTCGGCCTGTACCGTACGGGCGCGTAG
- the tatA gene encoding twin-arginine translocase TatA/TatE family subunit encodes MPQGAEWLIILAIVILVFGAAKLPELARGTGQALRIFKSETKGLRDEDDEKGAKGEKTEKPAELTASEQERISELERREAEIKAERERLSGN; translated from the coding sequence ATGCCGCAGGGAGCCGAGTGGCTCATCATCTTGGCGATCGTGATCCTCGTCTTCGGCGCTGCCAAGCTTCCCGAGCTCGCCCGCGGCACCGGCCAGGCGCTGCGGATCTTCAAGTCCGAGACCAAGGGTCTGCGCGACGAGGACGACGAGAAGGGTGCGAAGGGCGAGAAGACGGAGAAGCCGGCCGAGCTCACCGCCTCCGAGCAGGAGCGCATCAGCGAGCTCGAGCGTCGTGAGGCCGAGATCAAGGCCGAGCGCGAGCGCCTCTCCGGCAACTGA
- the tatC gene encoding twin-arginine translocase subunit TatC has translation MSIAGVVAIFRGTPKHAIGEDGRMALSDHLRELRARVIKASLALVVGFAVALFFFDPLFQLVMDPYLNASKILKEAGGADTLGTTNGAAGGFLLYLKLCGLAAFIGTSPIWLYQVWAFLMPGLHAHEKKMSRIFVAVAGPLFLVGVVLGYVTLPKGLEILFTFVPDGLTNVVEFNDYLSFLSRTLLVFGIAFEIPVFVILLNRIGVLPGAALGKYRAWIIVGSFVFAAVATPSGDPFTMTIMAVPMVILFGISEVIARAHDKRKAGDRTDRIGDPDVPSVI, from the coding sequence TTGTCCATCGCCGGTGTTGTCGCGATCTTCCGCGGCACCCCCAAGCATGCCATCGGCGAAGACGGCCGGATGGCGCTCTCCGACCACCTGCGTGAGCTGCGCGCGCGGGTGATCAAGGCGAGCCTCGCCCTCGTGGTCGGCTTCGCCGTCGCGCTGTTCTTCTTCGACCCGCTCTTCCAGCTGGTCATGGACCCGTATCTCAACGCCTCCAAGATCCTCAAGGAGGCCGGGGGAGCCGACACGCTCGGCACCACCAACGGAGCAGCGGGTGGCTTCCTGCTCTACCTCAAGCTCTGCGGTCTGGCCGCCTTCATCGGCACCAGCCCGATCTGGCTCTACCAGGTCTGGGCGTTCCTGATGCCCGGGCTGCACGCCCACGAGAAGAAGATGTCGCGCATCTTCGTGGCCGTCGCCGGCCCCCTCTTCCTCGTCGGTGTCGTGCTCGGCTACGTCACCTTGCCCAAGGGCCTGGAGATCCTGTTCACCTTCGTGCCCGACGGCCTGACCAACGTGGTCGAGTTCAACGACTACCTCAGCTTCCTCAGTCGTACGCTGCTGGTCTTCGGCATCGCCTTCGAGATCCCGGTCTTCGTGATCCTGCTCAACCGCATCGGGGTGCTGCCCGGCGCCGCGCTGGGCAAGTATCGTGCCTGGATCATCGTCGGCTCCTTCGTCTTCGCGGCCGTCGCGACCCCGTCGGGTGACCCGTTCACGATGACGATCATGGCGGTCCCGATGGTGATCCTCTTCGGGATCTCCGAGGTCATCGCGAGGGCCCACGACAAGCGCAAGGCAGGCGACCGCACCGACCGGATCGGCGACCCCGACGTCCCCTCGGTGATCTGA
- a CDS encoding DEAD/DEAH box helicase, with translation MDASPAEKYASYQRDKDHPVFRDFASLYDFGLDDFQTEACKEIEDGKGVLVAAPTGSGKTIVGEFAIHLALATGRKAFYTTPIKALSNQKFNDLVRRYGAEKVGLLTGDNVVNGEAPIVVMTTEVLRNMLYAGSRTLRGLGFVVMDEVHYLADRSRGAVWEEVIIHLPESVSVVSLSATVSNAEEFGEWLTTVRGETTTIIEEKRPVPLYQHVMAGRRIMDLFASSDVDAAAGFVKEGAPVNGELMKLARDDWAAGRMTDRRTPKDKRKGRNSGGNRRVGNGRRVWIPSRVEVISALQRDNLLPAINFVFSRVGCDAAVQQCIQANLRLNTPDERDEIIDFVEEACADLPDEDRHVLGYHDWLDGLTRGVAAHHAGLLPAFKTVVEELFLRGLVKAVFATETLALGINMPARTVVIEKLSKWNGEAHVNLSPGEYTQLVGRAGRRGLDVEGHGVVLWQQGLNPRELAGLASTRTYPLRSSFKPSYNMAVNLVHQFGRARSRELLEQSFAQFQADKAVVGLARQVRKAEDALEGYQEAATCEKGDFMAYAAIRRKISDIEKSSSRERRADRREEIIESLSKLKVGDVIDVPTGKFAGYAVVVDPGFDPDGPRPYVVTKDRQARRLAMMDFNVPIAAQTRLRVPKSFNGRNPQMRRDMASRLREKTLDLRPVPYEGSPTARKERKSSVETQISELRREMKMHPCHDCPDREDHARWAERWFKLSRDTDTLRRRVEARTNTVARTFDRVCEVLVALDYLDGEKVTERGTHLMRLYSEMDLVAAEALREGLWDDLTPSELAAALSVLVYEARRADDAAAPRLPGGRVKDVIAETVRLWGQLDALERDHKLDFLRQPDLGFAWAAYRWAEGDELDDVLGEVELAAGDFVRWVKQLIDLCGQVADAAGDVPLRRTAHQTMDLIKRGVVVYSSVVE, from the coding sequence ATGGACGCCTCGCCAGCGGAGAAGTACGCCTCGTACCAGCGCGACAAGGACCATCCGGTCTTCCGCGACTTCGCCTCGCTCTACGACTTCGGCCTCGACGACTTCCAGACCGAGGCGTGCAAGGAGATCGAGGACGGCAAAGGCGTCCTGGTCGCCGCACCGACCGGGTCGGGCAAGACGATCGTGGGCGAGTTCGCCATCCACCTGGCGCTGGCCACCGGTCGCAAGGCGTTCTACACCACGCCGATCAAGGCGCTCTCCAACCAGAAGTTCAACGACCTGGTGCGGCGCTACGGCGCCGAGAAGGTCGGCCTGCTGACCGGCGACAACGTCGTCAACGGCGAGGCGCCGATCGTGGTGATGACCACCGAGGTGCTGCGCAACATGCTCTACGCGGGCTCGCGCACCCTGAGGGGTCTCGGTTTCGTGGTGATGGACGAGGTGCACTACCTCGCCGACCGCTCGCGCGGCGCGGTGTGGGAAGAGGTGATCATCCACCTGCCCGAGTCGGTCTCGGTCGTCTCGCTGAGCGCGACCGTCTCCAACGCCGAGGAGTTCGGCGAGTGGCTCACCACCGTGCGCGGCGAGACCACCACGATCATCGAGGAGAAGCGGCCGGTGCCGCTCTACCAGCACGTGATGGCCGGGCGCCGGATCATGGACCTGTTCGCCTCCTCCGACGTCGACGCGGCCGCCGGGTTCGTCAAGGAAGGCGCCCCGGTCAACGGCGAGCTGATGAAGCTGGCGCGCGATGACTGGGCTGCCGGACGGATGACGGACCGGCGTACGCCCAAGGACAAGCGCAAGGGGCGAAACTCGGGCGGCAACCGGCGCGTGGGCAACGGGCGGCGGGTCTGGATCCCGAGCCGGGTCGAGGTGATCTCCGCACTCCAGCGCGACAACCTGCTGCCCGCGATCAACTTCGTCTTCTCCCGGGTCGGCTGCGACGCCGCGGTGCAGCAGTGCATCCAGGCCAACCTCCGGCTCAACACCCCCGACGAGCGCGACGAGATCATCGACTTCGTCGAGGAGGCCTGCGCCGACCTGCCCGACGAGGACCGGCACGTGCTCGGCTACCACGACTGGCTCGACGGGCTCACGCGCGGAGTGGCCGCCCACCATGCCGGGCTGCTGCCCGCGTTCAAGACCGTCGTGGAAGAGCTGTTCCTGCGTGGCCTGGTCAAGGCTGTCTTCGCCACCGAGACCCTCGCGCTCGGCATCAACATGCCGGCACGCACGGTGGTCATCGAGAAGCTCTCGAAGTGGAACGGCGAGGCCCACGTCAACCTCTCCCCGGGCGAATACACCCAGCTCGTCGGTCGCGCGGGCCGGCGCGGCCTCGACGTCGAGGGTCACGGGGTGGTGCTGTGGCAGCAGGGGCTCAACCCGCGCGAGCTCGCCGGTCTGGCATCGACGCGTACGTATCCGCTGCGAAGCAGCTTCAAGCCGTCCTACAACATGGCGGTCAACCTGGTGCACCAGTTCGGCCGGGCGCGCTCACGCGAGCTGCTGGAGCAGTCCTTCGCCCAGTTCCAGGCCGACAAGGCCGTCGTGGGACTGGCCCGGCAGGTGCGCAAGGCGGAGGACGCGCTGGAGGGCTATCAGGAGGCGGCGACCTGCGAGAAGGGCGACTTCATGGCGTACGCCGCGATCCGCCGCAAGATCTCCGACATCGAGAAGTCGTCCTCCCGCGAGCGGCGAGCCGACCGGCGCGAGGAGATCATCGAGTCGCTCTCGAAGCTGAAGGTCGGTGACGTCATCGACGTGCCGACCGGCAAGTTCGCCGGTTATGCCGTGGTCGTCGACCCGGGCTTCGACCCCGACGGGCCGCGCCCCTACGTGGTCACCAAGGACCGGCAGGCCAGGCGGCTGGCGATGATGGACTTCAACGTGCCGATCGCGGCCCAGACCCGGCTCCGGGTGCCGAAGTCGTTCAACGGCCGCAACCCGCAGATGCGCCGTGACATGGCCTCGCGGCTGCGCGAGAAGACGCTCGACCTGCGGCCGGTGCCGTACGAAGGCTCGCCCACCGCGCGCAAGGAGCGGAAGAGCTCGGTAGAGACCCAGATCTCCGAGCTGCGCCGTGAGATGAAGATGCATCCGTGCCACGACTGCCCCGACCGCGAGGACCACGCGCGCTGGGCGGAGCGCTGGTTCAAGCTCTCGCGTGACACCGACACGCTGCGTCGCCGGGTGGAGGCGCGTACGAACACGGTCGCGCGCACCTTCGACCGGGTCTGCGAGGTGCTGGTCGCACTCGACTACCTCGACGGTGAGAAGGTCACCGAGCGCGGCACCCACCTGATGCGGCTCTACTCCGAGATGGACCTGGTTGCCGCCGAGGCGCTCCGCGAAGGCCTCTGGGACGACCTCACCCCCTCCGAGCTCGCCGCGGCCCTCTCGGTGCTCGTCTACGAGGCCCGGCGCGCCGACGACGCCGCCGCGCCCCGCCTGCCGGGCGGCCGGGTCAAGGACGTCATCGCCGAGACCGTACGCCTGTGGGGTCAGCTCGACGCCCTCGAGCGCGACCACAAGCTCGACTTCCTGCGCCAGCCCGACCTCGGGTTCGCCTGGGCGGCCTACCGCTGGGCCGAGGGCGACGAGCTCGACGACGTGCTCGGCGAGGTCGAGCTCGCCGCCGGCGACTTCGTCCGCTGGGTCAAACAGCTCATCGACCTGTGCGGCCAGGTCGCCGACGCCGCCGGCGACGTGCCCCTGCGCCGCACCGCCCACCAGACGATGGACCTGATCAAGCGCGGCGTCGTCGTCTACTCCTCGGTGGTGGAGTAG
- a CDS encoding ferrochelatase, whose translation MDVSPYDALLFVSFGGPEKPDDVVPFLENVTRGRGIPRERLVEVGQHYFDRGGKSPINDQNRAFLAALRSDLAASGVDLPVYWGNRNWDPYLSDAVAQMRADGVERAAVFATSAYSSYSSCRQYRENLFEACERSGAVEDAPVLDKLRHYYNHPGFVEPVVDGVLASIADLPEAERDGARILFVTHSIPTAMNEAAGPDGGAYVAQHLDVADVIAQRVAAERGVTHEWDLVYCSRSGAPHIPWLEPDVNDHLEELAAKAPEDGGGSAVVMCPVGFVSDHMEVVYDLDTEAMATAEKLGIQARRSPTAGEAPRFVAAVRDLVVERAAVERGEATERAVVGSRGPGPDRCPAGCCFNQRSQLPTLAGADSPQYSE comes from the coding sequence GTGGATGTCTCTCCCTACGATGCGCTGCTGTTCGTCTCCTTCGGCGGGCCGGAGAAGCCCGACGACGTGGTGCCTTTCCTCGAGAACGTCACCCGGGGGCGAGGGATCCCGCGGGAGCGTCTGGTCGAGGTGGGGCAGCACTACTTCGACCGGGGTGGCAAGTCACCGATCAACGACCAGAACCGTGCCTTCCTGGCGGCGCTGCGCAGCGATCTGGCCGCGAGCGGCGTCGACCTGCCGGTCTACTGGGGCAACCGCAACTGGGACCCCTACCTGAGCGATGCGGTCGCCCAGATGCGCGCCGACGGGGTCGAGCGGGCAGCGGTCTTCGCCACCAGCGCCTACTCCTCCTACTCCTCGTGCCGGCAGTATCGGGAGAACCTCTTCGAGGCCTGCGAGCGGTCGGGGGCCGTCGAGGATGCTCCGGTGCTCGACAAGCTGCGCCACTACTACAACCACCCGGGCTTCGTGGAGCCGGTCGTCGACGGCGTGCTCGCCTCGATCGCCGACCTTCCCGAAGCCGAGCGCGACGGGGCGCGGATCCTCTTCGTGACCCACTCGATCCCGACCGCGATGAACGAGGCCGCCGGCCCCGACGGCGGGGCGTACGTCGCCCAGCACCTCGACGTCGCCGACGTGATCGCCCAGCGGGTCGCGGCCGAGCGCGGCGTCACCCACGAGTGGGACCTCGTCTACTGCAGCCGCTCCGGCGCACCGCACATCCCCTGGCTCGAGCCGGACGTCAACGACCACCTCGAGGAGCTGGCCGCCAAGGCCCCTGAGGACGGCGGGGGCAGCGCCGTGGTGATGTGCCCGGTCGGGTTCGTCTCCGACCACATGGAGGTCGTCTACGACCTCGACACCGAGGCGATGGCCACCGCCGAGAAGCTCGGCATCCAGGCGCGCCGCAGCCCGACGGCGGGGGAGGCCCCGCGCTTCGTGGCTGCCGTACGCGACCTGGTGGTCGAGCGCGCCGCCGTCGAGCGCGGCGAGGCGACGGAGCGTGCGGTGGTGGGCAGCCGCGGGCCCGGCCCCGACCGCTGCCCGGCCGGCTGCTGCTTCAACCAGCGCTCCCAGCTGCCGACGCTCGCCGGGGCCGACTCGCCCCAGTACTCCGAGTGA
- a CDS encoding inositol monophosphatase family protein — MTDKVAPKPGDLLALAVATARTAAELVRERAAGVVTVAATKSSATDVVTESDRDTEALIRRLITTERPDDGFFGEEGSGEGESTTGSSGVRWIVDPIDGTVNFLYGLPSYAVSIAAEYDGEIVAGAVVDVPRGTLYAAFRQPDGSVAAVKDGEPVGVRLPADLAQRLVATGFSYDAGLRKVQAEALVRLLPVVRDVRRIGSAALDICAVASGNIDGYLEEGVHLWDHAAACLVAEGAGARWEATTGAGGRRFVLVAPAHGFDSLREAAVQAGFLPVDSLPGVAPD, encoded by the coding sequence ATGACGGACAAGGTGGCGCCCAAGCCCGGAGACCTGCTCGCTCTCGCCGTGGCGACCGCACGCACAGCCGCCGAGCTGGTGCGCGAGCGGGCGGCCGGCGTGGTCACGGTGGCCGCGACCAAGTCGAGCGCCACCGACGTCGTCACCGAGTCCGATCGCGACACGGAGGCGCTGATCCGGAGGCTGATCACCACGGAGCGTCCCGACGACGGCTTCTTCGGTGAGGAGGGGTCCGGCGAGGGCGAGAGCACCACCGGCTCCAGCGGCGTGCGCTGGATCGTCGACCCGATCGACGGCACCGTCAACTTCCTCTACGGCCTGCCGAGCTATGCGGTCTCGATCGCCGCCGAGTACGACGGCGAGATTGTCGCCGGCGCGGTCGTCGACGTGCCTCGCGGCACCCTCTATGCCGCCTTCCGCCAGCCCGACGGCTCGGTGGCGGCGGTCAAGGACGGCGAGCCAGTCGGCGTACGTCTGCCGGCCGATCTCGCGCAGCGGCTGGTCGCCACCGGCTTCTCCTATGACGCCGGGCTCCGCAAGGTGCAGGCGGAGGCGCTGGTGCGGCTGCTGCCGGTCGTACGTGACGTTCGTCGCATCGGGTCGGCGGCCCTCGACATCTGCGCGGTGGCCTCGGGAAACATCGATGGCTACCTCGAGGAGGGTGTGCACCTGTGGGACCACGCCGCCGCGTGTCTGGTGGCCGAAGGTGCCGGGGCTCGCTGGGAGGCCACGACCGGTGCGGGCGGGCGGCGCTTCGTGCTGGTGGCCCCCGCTCATGGATTCGACTCGCTGCGGGAAGCGGCTGTTCAGGCCGGTTTTCTGCCAGTTGACTCGCTCCCGGGTGTCGCACCCGACTGA
- a CDS encoding DUF4193 domain-containing protein, giving the protein MATDYDAPRKNEEDQSEESIEELKARRHDKNSGKVDEDETEAAESFELPGADLSHEELAVEVKPKQEDEFTCMSCFLVHHRSQLADEKKMICFDCA; this is encoded by the coding sequence ATGGCGACGGACTACGACGCACCGCGTAAGAATGAAGAAGACCAGTCCGAGGAGAGCATCGAAGAGCTCAAGGCTCGGCGTCATGACAAGAACTCGGGCAAGGTCGACGAGGACGAGACCGAAGCGGCTGAGTCGTTCGAGCTCCCCGGGGCCGACCTCAGTCACGAGGAGCTCGCGGTCGAGGTCAAGCCCAAGCAGGAGGACGAGTTCACCTGCATGAGCTGCTTCCTGGTCCACCACCGCAGTCAGCTCGCTGACGAGAAGAAGATGATCTGCTTTGACTGTGCGTAG